The Henckelia pumila isolate YLH828 chromosome 2, ASM3356847v2, whole genome shotgun sequence genome includes a window with the following:
- the LOC140877078 gene encoding pumilio homolog 12-like, which yields MSMYGTLEPAPSANSPSLPPVPQSLEDWKGELFWKAMDLDGYRSFWRILEHRKPEHIQLVFSELKNQICPLMFDRFGGSVIICLSEVCDEPQMNELVSSLVADAQLLMLVCLNSNGYLWVLKFVERLRTPEQMSDVISALQPLVPRLVKGQFGHHVIGHFFDIFPKHAKETQPLLDAIADTFFEMGTNPYGYPLLSKLLRSKIFLLENQPSILSKLIADVHQLSHDTYGCLVVQDVIELGMQDVQSDILAQLRGNFALMSMHKDAQCVVSALIMESQGELAPQIYNELTSSPNFSRILQNPSGKDVIELALTYIH from the exons ATGTCTATGTACGGAACTTTAGAGCCTGCTCCATCCGCAAACTCTCCATCTCTGCCGCCGGTGCCACAATCTTTAGAAGATTGGAAGGGCGAGTTGTTTTGGAAAGCAATGGATCTAGATGGTTACAGGTCCTTTTGGCGCATACTAGAGCATAGGAAACCGGAGCACATTCAATTGGTCTTTTCAGAGTTGAAAAATCAGATTTGTCCGTTGATGTTTGATCGATTTGGTGGCTCTGTGATTATTTGTCTTTCCGAAGTCTGCGATGAACCACAGATGAACGAGTTGGTTTCTTCGCTCGTTGCTGATGCCCAATTACTCATGCTTGTCTGCCTCAACTCTAACGGGTATTTATGGGTGTTGAAGTTTGTCGAGCGTCTCAGAACCCCAGAACAAATGTCTGATGTGATATCCGCCTTGCAACCCCTTGTGCCTCGGCTTGTAAAGGGCCAGTTTGGTCATCACGTTATCGGCCATTTCTTCGATATCTTCCCCAAACATGCAAAAGAAACTCAA CCATTACTTGATGCCATAGCTGATACTTTTTTCGAAATGGGCACCAATCCATATGGATACCCCCTTCTCTCGAAACTCCTCCGATCAAAAATCTTTCTACTGGAAAACCAACCGAGTATTCTATCAAAACTAATAGCTGATGTACATCAGCTGTCTCATGATACATACGG GTGTCTTGTGGTGCAGGATGTAATAGAACTCGGGATGCAGGACGTGCAAAGTGATATATTAGCTCAACTGAGAGGGAATTTTGCACTCATGTCGATGCACAAAGATGCACAATGTGTAGTATCGGCTTTGATAATGGAATCCCAGGGAGAACTAGCACCCCAAATCTACAATGAGTTGACAAGCAGCCCTAATTTCTCCAGAATCCTACAAAACCCTTCTGGCAAAGATGTTATCGAACTCGCTTTGACATACATACACTGA